tctgatcaccctttactacgCTGACGGCTCCTGACAGTAATCACTCGTGACCTTTCAAAGAACCTTATTGGAAAACGTACccccaatctgatcaccctttactacgCTGACGGCTCCTGCCTTGCAAGGTCGTCGTATGCGAGTTTGACGAATTTCTTTATgaataatttgtatttgtttacatttttgtcGGTAttacattcaaaaatattaagtgcttttatatattgtaagaaaaagttaaatcaAATAAACAGCGCATATTTACGATTGATATAAAGGTGAGATTAACCTAATATTTGAATTTGACATTAACAAGAACGCAGTTAGAATCGAGTATGAAATGAAGCAAGTCAAATAAtactacacatacacacacacacacagacacatatTGGATTATAGTACAAATGCgcgcaaatattttattgattgaatgataaggtCTACATGCTAGCGGACATGTTGGGCGGTGAGCATTCAATTGATGTGCTGCAGAAATAACGAAAACATTTGCTGAAATAAGGAGTTGTTAACTTTTCACAATGATATGCGAATGAAAATGCTTTCTTAAAGGCACATACGTGCGTACAGAGTTATGtgtgtattgtaaatatttatgtacttatgtttGCACTTGTGGCGTGAAGTAAAAATGCGCAAGTGTTGAATACAATTCTATTTCCTATTTCCACCCTCcaattttaaggtttttttgttattgcactgcgttttgctttcatttgcttaagtccacatatgtatgtatgaatattatGTGGCTACGCTGggtatataaagaaaattagcTTTCAAGAGATTATAAGCAGATCACAACTGACTACCAAAGCATAACAAGCTTTAGTTAGTGAACGATTAAAaagtttagaatatttttgaaaccgCACAGAAAATTATTTGATAAAAGTGTACAAATAATAAATCTCCCAAAATATATagtgaaaacataaaatataagtgaattcgagcttcttttaaaatttttgcaaaaacagtGAATATACTATTTGGCCAATTAAATACCAATACATTGACTGATtttcatttgtgaaaaatagttTTGACATCAAAAGTGATTTCGTTCTAACTGGATCTGCATAATGGATTTGAAAGTGAGTTATGTACCAATGCAAGAACTTTATATAGAATTAAACAAacacttattgaaaataaaaataaaaaacatgtataaaaaaagtatttatccaTATCAGAACGCTTGTCCTACAACttggcttttattttttcggtaataaatatttttccgcTCACCAAATCCGCTCAGCTAAAACTGCTCATCAATAGCTACCCTATAGTCTTACCCCCACAAAATTTAGcgtgattccaatttagttttcgATTACCCTTGCATATCTTGGTATTCTTATAAAATCTGAAGAGTTCAAACTATCTCAATTGTGACCATAGGTGAGACCACAAATGCAGGTCACAATATAGTTCATGAAAAAAgaaggaataaaaaattacctattcttttcattattttcaaattaaataaaatataatgcgTTCTTTCCCAAAATACTTTGCCAGAAGCAAATTCAGCGATTGGAACAGCTTGGCTTTTCCTCGCATCTTTATGGTCAGTAGCTTAGTGTTAGTTTAACTGAAGCGAGTTTTTAAACTGAGTTTAAGAGCAAGATTGGGCATTTAAacctatcgaaaaaaatgtcatCTCAATATATTGAAACATATCGAAAATATTGCCATAATTTTACAGAGctgacataaataaaatttgtaactcTCTCTCTCAatatccttcttcttcttcttaattggcgctataaccgcttacgcgattttggacgagtttaacaaagcgcgccagtcgtttctttctcgtgcttacCGGCGCCGActgtagtagacgtcacaaGGTGCTACGCTTTTCTTTccttgtcccgtccatcgcatctcttgaatggcagtgatgtcagcctttactctcacgaggacatcaaccagccgggcagtgcCACCTTCGCCATTAAGGGTGCATGTCCCCAAATCGTAATCCTTATTTCAtttgcagtggtcgtcatcagtatagggaggtctcatccgaggcgtttttaatcttttcactTCACAATGTCcacttaatgaaaatttaaaccTAAATCTCTCGATCCATGTAATTTCACTTAATCAAATTCACTTTAtcacttttttataacttttaatcACTTTGAATCATTTCTTATCATTTCAGTTCTTCTACACCTGCTCCAGCCTAGTCTTTCTGCTGGTTGGCGGTGGCAATTACATCGGTGGCATAGATGGCAAACCTACAGTGACAGAACTTGGCTATGTTGATGCCATTGGTCAGGAATATATCGTACCCTATCAACACCCGATTACCGATTATCATCTGAGTCGCTTGCGGCGCGGTTACTATTATGTCGAAAATGGCTACATCACTGCTATACCAGAATCAGTCATCAATGGCAATAGGCGTGCAGATACAGGGACCACTTCAACGGTGAATGAAGCAAAGAATAAGCGTACACATGGCAAACGCAAGAAGCTGTTTGTGCCCAATTTATTTGGCTAAAAAGAACAGAAGTGAGAAAAAGGAAGTTTATAAAGCGAGCCCGTGAGAAAGTGTCAGCTGTTGAGGTGGGTGTGACGTTATTCAATAGAAACGTGACTGAAATACGGGGGATAATGCTTAAGCatattacagttttttttatttgtttcccaTTTGTGGTTGGCAATTTGAGATGATagactgaaaaaaaaatgttgacagaTATTTTGCACcgttaaatatttattggctCTGCTATCTTTAATTGTACATAAGAGTGGAGTAGTTGTAGTAGTAATATGTATGagcttatatatataagttCTTATGGTTCCACGAGGGCACAAAAGGCCTTATGAACTTAACTCGTAGATATTTGATAGTTgttctttatttaaattgtttatttttaagcaCTTATGCACCTGATTGTATTAAGtttatttcatgtaaaaaagtatattttgagcctttatgtatatacatatgtaacaataaatgaatattttttatgtaattttgcagaatttttaataataaattttgttgctttttattttaatatacatataaataataccaAAATTTGTGTTGccgaaaaaaagtataaaagctGATTCTACATTGCATAAGCAGGTTTTTGCAACCTCTGAAAAAAAACTGGAGCGAATATTTTGTGTATCTATAAAATCTGCTTTAAATAATTATGCCAAATTAACACTTCCGTAATGTGTTAATTGCCATCCATTGTAagtttgttaaaataaattctatgtTGAAGTTTTTCATAACCATTCAAAAATTCCGAAAAAGCTTCTTGAAAATAATGGGAATTTGATTGTATTTGTCAGCAAGAATTTTTAAGGGGGAAGAGATTTGAAACGTAACAAAATGAATGGGGTTGTTGCTTCCAAATTAGTAATTATTTGAACTCAATTTGAGATTTTGCTAAATTTTCCGCCTTCAGTTGTggttgaaataaattatttttgattagcACCATTTTTACCATTTCATGTGACGATCAGCTAATCAAATTCGATTATAAATCTCTTTTTCAATTTAGTTACCAACGGTATGAAATTCACTTACCTCCCTTAGAGAGCAGTACTTCAAGCTTCCAAATATAATGAATGAATTTGGCGAAGAATTTACAAATGGCTTTAGAGATTAAAAAAACTCTTTTCCATCTTTTTCGAATAATataatgcaattttatttgaataaaagaaaCTAGCCAATAACCTTAGTTACCTGGCTACTGCGCATTTTACTTTTCCCCCTCCCTTGGGGGAGCCTGTTATCCCTAGAGGGCGCGTCTCcgggtggtggataggggaacacctcccagatatggaaggtaggagagtaggtctcccgcgaaccacacaggccGAAGActtaaacttcgttaaaaaaactccctcaacccaaggtgtgatgcgacccgtgcctattgggtgggtttggcagccggagGACTAAACAAGGCTGTCTTcgaacggagccctcctgatatcaggccgcctcaggttgtaacggtggccttgccatggtatggggcgctgccatggtcgaCCGGTTATTTCACCTAATTCCTCCTTGGTCACCGCGCatggcgacatgcgcagctccttgggcggggcaggtgaccgtacgaaccagaaaaaatgaaaccaaacaaaaaacaaaaatcggatAGTGGCGAGAAACAGACGGACAAAGTGACGGAAAGACAAACGGATGCATTGACAGCACAAGACAGACAAACGGACACACATACTAAGCGACAGGACAAACAATCGGTCACCCATGACAAACTGGGGATCGGATCTTCCTCGGAGGATGAGCTCCTGGCCTCTAGCCAGGAAACAGTTAACGgaaaagctgtgggccacagcacgccaaCAACCATAAATGAACCGACAACATCCGCTAAAGCCATGGGGCAAAAGCGCGCTAATAAAGGCCCATCGGTATAAGctctaccagaggtctctcgctatCCTTGGCAGGATTTGTAAGAACGAGACCGAACGTAAAGCTCATCCCAAAGATGAGGCTGACAAGGCAAGGTGTCAAAAGGTGGTGGACGAATACCTGGCATTCCAAATCGCCCGAAAGACAGAGGCCAAAAAACGTAACCGTTCGCAAGACGAAATCAAGAGGGCAACAAAGAAGCACAAGATCTCAGATCAGGGTGCGGTTGTCCCCAAACTTACCAAATAATTCagtgaggtggcacgggatcaTCTTCAAATGACACTGGTGGACGAAACTTCCAACCGCGGCAAACCTGTGCTTGACAAATGGTCGGAGATTGAGGCAGAAGGAAATTGCAATGCACGTATGTACTTGAGCATTGTCTGGCACTGATGTGCAGATCCTTGAATGgcgaaaaatgttatatttatcTATCTATCCTATTGTTCTacctgcaacaacaacaaaaacaacaaccactattataaaaaaaaaaataaaaataataataatgatgtcGTTAATAAGGAACAACCTGCGAAAAATGTTTTGCCTGGGCAACAGAGAATCCCAAAAGCAGCAAAATCAAGGCAGCGCATAGCTTGgacttcacattttttttattgcttccaaaaaatattacccctgcctatattaaaaataagtaatttgttttaaagatatttggaTAGCTAACTAATACTGTAAGGCCATTGCACTTGAGGATCATTTAGGAATATGTAGttagataattattataaagggtggttaaattttaaaagccgatgttgaatgtaaaccacacctaaacgtcaagtttttttctgcatttcatttgacatttttcaatttcagactaacgcgttaaagttattcaggcttattatgaaaacgggcgttcaaatcaaaatgcgtatcgcgcacttcgtgaagaaaattatCTCCAGtgttgaggcacattttcacctcagtggattcgtcaataagcagaactgccgcatttgagcgaatgataatccaagagtgattgccgaaaaactaatgcacccacaaagagtgactgtttggtgcggtttatgggccggcggcatcattgggccgtattttttccaaatgagGCTGGTCAGGCAGTTACAGTGAATAGTATTCGCTATAgtaagatgataacgaactttttatggcccgaattggaagatatggatgtggacgatatgtggtttgaaCAGGACGGAGCCACTTGTCACAccgctaacgaaacaatggctcttttgcgcgaaaaatttgatggccgaatagactcatgtcgcggcgatgtccattggccgccaagatcatgtgatttgacaccgatggacttctttctttgggattatttgaaagaaaaggtgtacgtcgataagccagcaacaattcatgagctaaaggatgagatgattcgtcacattaacggcataaaacctcaattatgcctcagagtcatcgaaaatttgaaccatcgggTGGGGGTGTACCGCCGAGACCACGGCGGTTATttcgccgatattttgttctatacgtaattgaggcataccaatattatcataataaagagaaatgataataaattaaaaaaagaattgtattttaatcaaaaccaacaccggcccttaaaacttaaccaccctttatatatattatttagatAATTACATAAGCATATTTCCTATTATTATACTACAAGAGGTCTGTTGCGGTTTTTTGGTTTAGTCTCTTGAATTTTTCTTCAACAAGAAACTTCGTCATTGTCGGATTTGTGTGCGTCAGAAGTCTGCTTATGTACCTGCTGCTAGCAATTTGTATTGCTTCGCCAGTTGTGTCGATGTTTAAGTCGCGGTGAATGTCAGCGTTTGGTATATACTATGGTGCATTTGTTATTGTCCTAAGTATCTTCGACAGACTTTGTTTCATTATGTCTATAAAAGCCTCCCAGTCTGTTGGATGGTTATAGGGTGTCAGACTAGGTGTTAGTTGTACGCGTTTTTGAATTGTCTGGATTATTGATGAATAGTCAGACGAAAGTTCAAGACAGGATTTAATTGTCAGCATTTTTAAGTTACTtgattttgttatgaaaaagTCCAGTAAGTCTGGTACTTTACTAACGCAAATAGGCCAGTAAGTGGGTTCCCCTGTACTTATAAAGTCGCAGTCAAGTAGAGCTTTCGCTTTGGTATTGGTCAGTCCTGAGCCCCATGCCATGTTCTTTGCGTTGATATCACCACCGGCTATAAATTTGTTTCCAAGTGTATTTAGGTAGTCGACATAATAatggtttattttattattaaatttccaaaaaaaaaaatgaaatttctaaCTCTTCCAACCACAGACCAATAGTATGGATAGGGGACCATATAAAATAATCACCTCCACAATATACTCGAAAATAAAAACTCATCTTACACAACtggtttaaggggacagatacctgtaaacggccatattttccctgattttcattaaatttatttaaaatgaagaagtcaatatatttttaacgaaattagcatacagtttatttatacattaaaataatattattaataaaaaaattttttttttattttaatcatttaaaatggcggatgtacactcattctttaggaaggtcgcagcggggcttctcaatcggcgggcattgtagtatcggcgtcagtgacctgaatacaaaaaaccaaaaatttttttgtttattaatgtcataaattctatatgaattaaaaaaaaatggtgggaaaaaaattcgcggagtaaaatgcttcaaaaaaaaaaaatttattttggggtGAATTTTcgtactatttttgcttcgaaaaattttcgaattgtaaagtaatatcataaaatagatgtgtgaaaaatttcagggagatcggtcaataacttttcgagttatcgtgtacgccaattcgaaaaatatagttttgcaaaaaacgcgactaaagtatgaatacaacgtaactatacctctcacAGCGCTCAAACGCAAAGagtagagtcgtcacggttgacgatctataatataagaaatacttaaatttacgttctaaacattttttgacatattcttgaaggattatattaacattttatgaaacaaatttttttcgtatattaattttacaggtatctgtccccttaactgCAACatcatttacaaattacataaaaaaatatgactgcCTGCTCGTTTGACACGTATTCAtatactcgtccaatcagtcgttgttcaaacgGCATCGAAACCACTTAAGTGATGACTGCGATGAGTTGTTTCATACATCCCGAATACAATCTCAGTTCTTTTGCAAACACATCTACTATTTCGtcagcctatcagctgattctgtcaaattcgctgatagCTGGTTcacccatggtgaaaagatttttagaggtgtgctcttTAACATATCGTGTGAACAACGACTGAtcggacgagtgtgtgaatatatgttaCATAATCTTGTGACGTTGAAGCCTcaattcccctcacaatttcaccgtagttaaagagcaaaccttgtaaatctatcatccttggccaCACCTGTAAAAATCTTTTCCCTTTtaatcttttctttttaataattatgcAAACGACACGGATCGCATCAAAATCTAAATCAAACATAACACTTgctttctgattaaaaaaaatatttaagttcaaactcagagatcaagaaattctaaaaatagattaaataaatttaaaaattcataaaaatgtaatttaagcACTGAACTGAAACGGAATTATAAGCAAGTTTCATGCACAGTGTTTGCTGCATACAACTTCCACACATCATCACTATCAGAAGTccaagtaaacatttttatatatttgggtATATACCTGCATATGCCATCACTATGTATGTACTCCAATAATTTCTCAGATATTGCCAAAGAGTAttcatttcacattaaaaatgcaAGTATTCAttcacaataaataataacttgtgtaaattttgcttttaaatggCGTTTAGATTTAAATAGCCGCAGGTACGGGTATTTGTATGCTGTTCACTAAGTGCCTATAACTATGTGAAGGTATTCACTGTTTTTCTGTTCATTAAAATAACCCGCAATCTGCCTAAAAGCATTTCAATTTAAAGCATTCCTGAATGTGTGTTTAGATACTTACTTATGATACAACTTTATATGAATATCTCTTGTTTTGAGCAGCTGCACTTCCAGTGAATTCGTCAGCTTGCCACAGGTTTACGTTACTTTTCTTTTCCACTCACTTGGTAGGTGAATTTTAGATGTCTTAGAAGGTGTCTTGTATAAACGCTTGTATAGGCTCTGATTGCCTAacgttaaatttttcttttttttttttattattagtattttcattgcaactagtataacattacatataaatactaacgagcaatttttgtggaatttggttacaacaaataatttgagttaatcctcagcaaaatacaattcatgcttttaactgatttttatttatttattagtttaaatctaaAGGTCTTTTTCGTTTGAGCCTTCgtttccattttgtattatcgttAAGAATCAAGGCTTCATTGTTCACATGCTTGCTCGCTCTGTGTgcgactttgcaaatttctttaacGTTAAATGAGCCATCTTTAGTACTAAACTCATTTCTGGCTAAACggcttcgttaaaaaaaaaaacaaattgagaaaaattggaACAACAACGATTCATTCCGAAAAAATCATGGTTTGGTGGGAATTTGGCCactatttcttcgaaaatgagtcCCATAGATGCGAAGATATAGTCCAAATTAAACAATTAACAAGCACTACCTGCAGCGGAGCCGCAGGGTCTATTTGCCCGACATTATGTTCCGAACATTTATTATGCCATCgaatgcatataaaaataaaatagcaattGCGGTTTTTATTGATAGTGATAACTGTGAATTGATTACACATTATCACCAATAATAggttattttaacaaataagGTTGCAGAAGGTCTTATTTGCAGAGAGGTCTTCCGTCTATACCTTACTGAGGTCTTCGAATAAAGTGTTGGCGCTTCAAATGAAATTCACTGAACAATTTCAATACTTCTATGCAAAATTTGCCAAAACTGAGAGATTCTCTTTAACTTCCGGCTGtaactttttacaatttctaaTTCTCcaattttgacatttgtgataTCATAAAAACATTCAAAGTAGC
The sequence above is drawn from the Anastrepha obliqua isolate idAnaObli1 chromosome 4, idAnaObli1_1.0, whole genome shotgun sequence genome and encodes:
- the LOC129244224 gene encoding uncharacterized protein LOC129244224, which encodes MDLKFFYTCSSLVFLLVGGGNYIGGIDGKPTVTELGYVDAIGQEYIVPYQHPITDYHLSRLRRGYYYVENGYITAIPESVINGNRRADTGTTSTVNEAKNKRTHGKRKKLFVPNLFG